In the Balaenoptera acutorostrata chromosome 7, mBalAcu1.1, whole genome shotgun sequence genome, one interval contains:
- the EFCAB10 gene encoding EF-hand calcium-binding domain-containing protein 10 isoform X2, with amino-acid sequence MEANSSRELEARNYLEKHRIMELLTYLASALLFFRPALKTLGLCTADEVLKDDGHGITCEKFTREVNKRTQEIWSTF; translated from the exons ATGGAGGCCAACAGCAGCAGGGAGCTCGAAGCCAGGAATTATTTGGAAAAACATCGGATTATGGAGTTGCTGACCTATCTCGCCAGCGCCCTCCTCTTTTTCCGGCCGG CCCTAAAAACCCTGGGTCTGTGCACTGCAGATGAAGTTTTAAAAGATGATGGACATGGAATAACTTGTGAAAAATTCACGCGTGAAgt gaaCAAGAGGACTCAGGAAATATGGTCAACATTTTAA
- the EFCAB10 gene encoding EF-hand calcium-binding domain-containing protein 10 isoform X1: protein MEANSSRELEARNYLEKHRIMELLTYLASALLFFRPEKPREYLISILERLRIAKVSGVAFPFFMDDSNIAAMFQMLDSSNKGSISFIQYKEALKTLGLCTADEVLKDDGHGITCEKFTREVNKRTQEIWSTF from the exons ATGGAGGCCAACAGCAGCAGGGAGCTCGAAGCCAGGAATTATTTGGAAAAACATCGGATTATGGAGTTGCTGACCTATCTCGCCAGCGCCCTCCTCTTTTTCCGGCCGG aaaaaCCAAGAGAGTATTTAATATCTATATTGGAACGGCTGAGAATTGCCAAAGTATCAGGCGTGGCTTTCCCTTTCTTTATGGATGACTCTAACATTGCAGCCATGTTTCAGATGCTGGACTCCTCAAATAAAGGATCCATATCATTTATACAGTATAAAGAAG CCCTAAAAACCCTGGGTCTGTGCACTGCAGATGAAGTTTTAAAAGATGATGGACATGGAATAACTTGTGAAAAATTCACGCGTGAAgt gaaCAAGAGGACTCAGGAAATATGGTCAACATTTTAA